A genomic stretch from Musa acuminata AAA Group cultivar baxijiao unplaced genomic scaffold, Cavendish_Baxijiao_AAA HiC_scaffold_1138, whole genome shotgun sequence includes:
- the LOC135671291 gene encoding probable 1-deoxy-D-xylulose-5-phosphate synthase, chloroplastic isoform X1 yields the protein MALSAFSFPCHCLGAAPSFTDLQHQQPLPTRVLKPKKRACVCASLSETGEYHSQRPPTPLLDTVNFPIHMKNLSVRELKQLADELRSDIIFNVSRTGGHLGSSLGVVELTVALHYVFNTPQDKILWDVGHQSYPHKILTGRRDKMATMRQTNGLSGFTKRSESEYDCFGAGHSSTSISAALGMAVGRDLKGRKNNVVAVIGDGAMTAGQAYEAMNNAGYLDSDMIVILNDNKQVSLPTATLDGPVPPVGALSSALSRLQSSKPLRELREVAKGVTKQIGGSMHEIAAKVDEYARGMIGGSGSTLFEELGLYYIGPVDGHNIDDLVAILKDVKSTKTTGPVLIHVVTEKGRGYPYAEKAADKYHGVAKFDPATGKQFKSGSKTQSYTNYFAEALIAEAEVDEGIVAIHAAMGGGTGLNYFLRCYPTRCFDVGIAEQHAVTFAAGLACEGLKPFCAIYSSFLQRAYDQVQLDLSSLQRRRHRCRLRSLDCVAQVIHDVDLQKLPVRFAMDRAGLVGADGPTHCGSFDVTYMACLPNMVVMAPSDEAELFHMVATAAAIDDRPSCFRYPRGNGIGVPLPPGNKGIPLEVGKGRILKEGERVALLGYGTAVQSCLAAASLLEDRGLKITVADARFCKPLDRSLIRNLARSHEVLLTVEEGSIGGFGSHVVQFLALDGLLDGTLKWRPVVLPDRYIDHGSPRDQLAEAGLTPSHIAATVLNILGQTREALEIMS from the exons ATGGCTCTCTCCGCATTCTCTTTCCCCTGCCATTGCCTCGGCGCAGCTCCCTCCTTCACTGATCTCCAACACCAGCAGCCCCTGCCCACGAGAGTTCTCAAG CCGAAGAAAAGGGCCTGTGTTTGTGCATCGCTATCAGAGACCGGGGAGTATCATTCACAGAGACCGCCAACTCCACTCCTCGACACCGTCAACTTCCCCATCCACATGAAGAATCTCTCGGTCCGG GAGCTGAAGCAACTCGCCGACGAGCTCCGCTCTGATATCATCTTCAACGTGTCTAGGACCGGCGGTCACCTCGGTTCCAGCCTCGGCGTGGTCGAGCTCACCGTCGCGCTCCACTACGTCTTCAACACTCCGCAGGACAAGATCCTTTGGGATGTCGGCCACCAG TCGTATCCTCACAAGATATTGACGGGAAGGAGAGACAAGATGGCGACAATGAGGCAGACGAATGGCTTGTCCGGGTTCACCAAGCGGTCGGAGAGCGAGTACGACTGCTTCGGTGCCGGCCACAGCTCGACCAGCATATCGGCAGCCCTCG GGATGGCAGTCGGAAGGGATCTGAAGGGGAGAAAGAACAACGTAGTGGCAGTGATTGGGGACGGAGCCATGACCGCGGGGCAAGCTTATGAGGCCATGAACAATGCTGGCTATCTCGACTCCGACATGATTGTGATCTTGAATGACAACAAGCAGGTCTCTCTGCCCACTGCAACTCTTGATGGCCCTGTTCCTCCAGTTGGAGCTCTGAGCAGTGCCCTTAGCAGACTGCAGTCCTCCAAGCCACTCAGGGAACTGAGGGAGGTCGCTAAG GGAGTCACGAAGCAGATCGGTGGATCCATGCACGAAATAGCTGCCAAAGTCGACGAATACGCTCGAGGAATGATCGGTGGATCAGGGTCGACCTTGTTCGAAGAGCTCGGTCTCTACTACATCGGTCCTGTCGATGGGCACAACATAGATGACCTGGTCGCCATTCTCAAGGACGTGAAGAGCACCAAGACGACAGGCCCTGTTCTCATCCATGTCGTGACCGAGAAGGGACGAGGGTATCCCTACGCCGAGAAAGCTGCAGACAAGTATCATG GTGTCGCCAAATTCGATCCAGCGACAGGGAAGCAATTCAAATCGGGCTCCAAGACGCAGTCTTACACGAACTACTTCGCGGAGGCGTTGATTGCCGAGGCGGAGGTGGACGAGGGCATCGTCGCGATCCACGCGGCCATGGGAGGAGGAACAGGGCTCAACTACTTCCTTCGCTGCTACCCGACGAGGTGCTTCGACGTGGGGATCGCGGAGCAGCACGCGGTCACGTTTGCGGCAGGGCTCGCCTGCGAAGGCCTCAAGCCATTCTGCGCGATCTACTCGTCGTTCCTGCAGCGGGCTTACGACCAGGTACAGCTCGATCTCTCTTCGTTGCAGCGTCGCCGCCATCGATGCCGACTGAGGAGCTTGGATTGCGTGGCGCAGGTGATACACGACGTGGACTTGCAGAAGCTGCCGGTGAGGTTTGCGATGGATCGGGCGGGACTCGTCGGAGCGGACGGGCCGACTCACTGCGGCTCCTTCGATGTCACCTACATGGCTTGCCTACCGAACATGGTGGTCATGGCGCCCTCCGACGAAGCGGAGCTGTTCCACATGGTGGCCACTGCGGCGGCCATCGACGACCGGCCGTCCTGCTTCCGGTACCCCAGGGGCAACGGCATCGGTGTTCCGCTTCCCCCCGGAAACAAGGGTATTCCACTTGAG GTGGGGAAAGGGAGGATACTGAAGGAGGGGGAGAGGGTGGCTCTTCTGGGATACGGAACAGCAGTTCAAAGCTGCTTGGCCGCGGCATCGCTGCTGGAGGACCGCGGCCTGAAGATCACCGTCGCCGACGCACGGTTCTGCAAGCCACTCGACCGGAGCCTGATCCGAAACCTGGCGAGGTCGCACGAGGTGCTCCTCACCGTGGAAGAAGGATCCATCGGCGGTTTCGGCTCCCACGTCGTCCAGTTCTTGGCCCTCGACGGCCTCCTCGACGGCACCCTCAAG TGGCGGCCGGTGGTTCTCCCGGATCGGTACATCGACCATGGATCGCCGCGCGATCAGCTGGCGGAAGCTGGATTGACGCCGTCTCATATCGCAGCGACTGTGCTCAACATCCTCGGACAGACGCGAGAGGCACTCGAGATCATGTCTTAG
- the LOC135671291 gene encoding probable 1-deoxy-D-xylulose-5-phosphate synthase, chloroplastic isoform X2, producing the protein MALSAFSFPCHCLGAAPSFTDLQHQQPLPTRVLKPKKRACVCASLSETGEYHSQRPPTPLLDTVNFPIHMKNLSVRELKQLADELRSDIIFNVSRTGGHLGSSLGVVELTVALHYVFNTPQDKILWDVGHQSYPHKILTGRRDKMATMRQTNGLSGFTKRSESEYDCFGAGHSSTSISAALGMAVGRDLKGRKNNVVAVIGDGAMTAGQAYEAMNNAGYLDSDMIVILNDNKQVSLPTATLDGPVPPVGALSSALSRLQSSKPLRELREVAKGVTKQIGGSMHEIAAKVDEYARGMIGGSGSTLFEELGLYYIGPVDGHNIDDLVAILKDVKSTKTTGPVLIHVVTEKGRGYPYAEKAADKYHGVAKFDPATGKQFKSGSKTQSYTNYFAEALIAEAEVDEGIVAIHAAMGGGTGLNYFLRCYPTRCFDVGIAEQHAVTFAAGLACEGLKPFCAIYSSFLQRAYDQVIHDVDLQKLPVRFAMDRAGLVGADGPTHCGSFDVTYMACLPNMVVMAPSDEAELFHMVATAAAIDDRPSCFRYPRGNGIGVPLPPGNKGIPLEVGKGRILKEGERVALLGYGTAVQSCLAAASLLEDRGLKITVADARFCKPLDRSLIRNLARSHEVLLTVEEGSIGGFGSHVVQFLALDGLLDGTLKWRPVVLPDRYIDHGSPRDQLAEAGLTPSHIAATVLNILGQTREALEIMS; encoded by the exons ATGGCTCTCTCCGCATTCTCTTTCCCCTGCCATTGCCTCGGCGCAGCTCCCTCCTTCACTGATCTCCAACACCAGCAGCCCCTGCCCACGAGAGTTCTCAAG CCGAAGAAAAGGGCCTGTGTTTGTGCATCGCTATCAGAGACCGGGGAGTATCATTCACAGAGACCGCCAACTCCACTCCTCGACACCGTCAACTTCCCCATCCACATGAAGAATCTCTCGGTCCGG GAGCTGAAGCAACTCGCCGACGAGCTCCGCTCTGATATCATCTTCAACGTGTCTAGGACCGGCGGTCACCTCGGTTCCAGCCTCGGCGTGGTCGAGCTCACCGTCGCGCTCCACTACGTCTTCAACACTCCGCAGGACAAGATCCTTTGGGATGTCGGCCACCAG TCGTATCCTCACAAGATATTGACGGGAAGGAGAGACAAGATGGCGACAATGAGGCAGACGAATGGCTTGTCCGGGTTCACCAAGCGGTCGGAGAGCGAGTACGACTGCTTCGGTGCCGGCCACAGCTCGACCAGCATATCGGCAGCCCTCG GGATGGCAGTCGGAAGGGATCTGAAGGGGAGAAAGAACAACGTAGTGGCAGTGATTGGGGACGGAGCCATGACCGCGGGGCAAGCTTATGAGGCCATGAACAATGCTGGCTATCTCGACTCCGACATGATTGTGATCTTGAATGACAACAAGCAGGTCTCTCTGCCCACTGCAACTCTTGATGGCCCTGTTCCTCCAGTTGGAGCTCTGAGCAGTGCCCTTAGCAGACTGCAGTCCTCCAAGCCACTCAGGGAACTGAGGGAGGTCGCTAAG GGAGTCACGAAGCAGATCGGTGGATCCATGCACGAAATAGCTGCCAAAGTCGACGAATACGCTCGAGGAATGATCGGTGGATCAGGGTCGACCTTGTTCGAAGAGCTCGGTCTCTACTACATCGGTCCTGTCGATGGGCACAACATAGATGACCTGGTCGCCATTCTCAAGGACGTGAAGAGCACCAAGACGACAGGCCCTGTTCTCATCCATGTCGTGACCGAGAAGGGACGAGGGTATCCCTACGCCGAGAAAGCTGCAGACAAGTATCATG GTGTCGCCAAATTCGATCCAGCGACAGGGAAGCAATTCAAATCGGGCTCCAAGACGCAGTCTTACACGAACTACTTCGCGGAGGCGTTGATTGCCGAGGCGGAGGTGGACGAGGGCATCGTCGCGATCCACGCGGCCATGGGAGGAGGAACAGGGCTCAACTACTTCCTTCGCTGCTACCCGACGAGGTGCTTCGACGTGGGGATCGCGGAGCAGCACGCGGTCACGTTTGCGGCAGGGCTCGCCTGCGAAGGCCTCAAGCCATTCTGCGCGATCTACTCGTCGTTCCTGCAGCGGGCTTACGACCAG GTGATACACGACGTGGACTTGCAGAAGCTGCCGGTGAGGTTTGCGATGGATCGGGCGGGACTCGTCGGAGCGGACGGGCCGACTCACTGCGGCTCCTTCGATGTCACCTACATGGCTTGCCTACCGAACATGGTGGTCATGGCGCCCTCCGACGAAGCGGAGCTGTTCCACATGGTGGCCACTGCGGCGGCCATCGACGACCGGCCGTCCTGCTTCCGGTACCCCAGGGGCAACGGCATCGGTGTTCCGCTTCCCCCCGGAAACAAGGGTATTCCACTTGAG GTGGGGAAAGGGAGGATACTGAAGGAGGGGGAGAGGGTGGCTCTTCTGGGATACGGAACAGCAGTTCAAAGCTGCTTGGCCGCGGCATCGCTGCTGGAGGACCGCGGCCTGAAGATCACCGTCGCCGACGCACGGTTCTGCAAGCCACTCGACCGGAGCCTGATCCGAAACCTGGCGAGGTCGCACGAGGTGCTCCTCACCGTGGAAGAAGGATCCATCGGCGGTTTCGGCTCCCACGTCGTCCAGTTCTTGGCCCTCGACGGCCTCCTCGACGGCACCCTCAAG TGGCGGCCGGTGGTTCTCCCGGATCGGTACATCGACCATGGATCGCCGCGCGATCAGCTGGCGGAAGCTGGATTGACGCCGTCTCATATCGCAGCGACTGTGCTCAACATCCTCGGACAGACGCGAGAGGCACTCGAGATCATGTCTTAG